The Capsicum annuum cultivar UCD-10X-F1 chromosome 3, UCD10Xv1.1, whole genome shotgun sequence genomic sequence TGCTAAAGAAGAAGAAAGCGCTGAATCACGTCCTTTTCACTATGCATCTTCAATCCCGTAAGCCATCATCATCTCCTTCTCCGCAACTTCGTAAATCCCTAGATTTCACCCTTCCTTCTCTTGTCTCCGATCCAACTTCCCTTCTTTCTGATGAAATACTTCTTTCCATTCTCTCTAAACTCCCTAATTCCCAAAGAAACTCCAATTCCCTTGTATCCAAACGCTGGCTCAATCTCCAAGGCCGTCTCGTGAGGTCCATTAAGCTTCTTGATAGGGATTTCCTTGTTTCAGGTAGGTTGTTTGTTCGGTTTCCAAATCTTATCCATGTTGATATGGTGAACGCGTCTCTGATTTCACCCGGGAATTCTGGTGTTTTTTACTCTCATCAGTTGCTTTCTTCGCACGTGGATTGTAATGCTGATGCGAAAGATTGGTTTCTCAAGGAAAGATTTGTGTTGCCTTGTGATGAAATTGATAAGGGGTTGAGAATACTAGCCAGTGGTTGTCCTAATTTGCGTAGATTGTTGGTGGTAAATGCTAGTGAATTGGGATTATTGGGCGTGGCCGAGGAATGTCCAACTTTGCAAGTGCTAGAATTGCACAGATGCAATGATCAGGTTCTTCGTGGGATTGCAGCCTGTCAGAACTTGCAGATATTGAGATTGATTGGAAATGTTGACGGATTTTATAAATCTTCGGTTACTGATAGTGGACTGACTATTTTAGCTCAGGGATGTAAGAGATTGGTGAAGCTAGAGTTGAGTGGTTGTGAAGGGAGCTATGAAGGGATTAAGGCAATAGCACAATGTTGTCAAATGCTGGAAGAGTTAATTCTTCGTGATCATCGGATGGAGGGTGGTTGGCTGTCTGCTCTTTCATACTGTGAAAATTTGAAGACTTTGAGGTTTTTGTCTTGTAAAAGTATTGATAATTGTGGATGGTTTGATGAAGATGTAGGATCTTGCCCAGCACTTGAAAGAGTACATTTCGAGAAATGCCAATTAAGAAATAAGGAGAGTTTGAGGACATTGTTTCTACTATGTCAAGATGTTAGAGAGGTTATTTTCCACAACTGTTGGGGATTGGATAATGAAATGTTCACTCTTGCCTGTGGTCTAAGGTATTGGTCATCTAATTCTGTTCTCGTTTACTTTGCTTGTTGGTGCGGGATTAGCCTTTTGTTATGCATTTGACATACATGAACTTATTGCGTTTAGGCTTTATGACTTTGAAATGTAATTCCTGAATATTGTAAAGAAATGACTTTGTAGCTTCCACAGTAaccccccacccctaccccacccaCAAAAAAAAACTTGTATAATAGATGACAAAATGAAGGGATAGTGCTTGCTTGTAGTGGGTGCAGTTTATGTTAAGTACTTGTGTTAAGGATAGATTGATCTTCAGACAGTTTGTTTATGCTTTTGTAGTCATGCACCCTCTTGGTGTTTCagttattaattttaaaagagcCTTACCTTTTCTCGAGGAGTATACCCTTCCATTTTGCATTAGAGAAAGCACATAATGTCGAGGACATGACAATTATGCTTCGATTCAATATTGATGCTTGATTTATCAATTATCTTTTTGAATATATGAGGTCCAGTTTTGAGTTTTATCACTGAACTTGCTCATCTGGCAATGTAGCATCATATTTTGTTTTGCATTCAGTTGGAGCAACGGTAAAGTTGTCTCTGTGTGATGACCGGTCACGGGTTCGAGCTGTGGAAGCAGCCACTAATGCTTACATTAGTGTAGGTTGTCTAAATCACACCCTTTTGGGTGTGGCCTACATGAAAACAGAATGCACGGAATGCTTTGTGTACTGAGCTGCATTTTTATAT encodes the following:
- the LOC107863519 gene encoding F-box protein At5g51370, whose amino-acid sequence is MSCSPEKPNFRSPLKEPPSPSWNDLLLKKKKALNHVLFTMHLQSRKPSSSPSPQLRKSLDFTLPSLVSDPTSLLSDEILLSILSKLPNSQRNSNSLVSKRWLNLQGRLVRSIKLLDRDFLVSGRLFVRFPNLIHVDMVNASLISPGNSGVFYSHQLLSSHVDCNADAKDWFLKERFVLPCDEIDKGLRILASGCPNLRRLLVVNASELGLLGVAEECPTLQVLELHRCNDQVLRGIAACQNLQILRLIGNVDGFYKSSVTDSGLTILAQGCKRLVKLELSGCEGSYEGIKAIAQCCQMLEELILRDHRMEGGWLSALSYCENLKTLRFLSCKSIDNCGWFDEDVGSCPALERVHFEKCQLRNKESLRTLFLLCQDVREVIFHNCWGLDNEMFTLACGLRRVKSLCLESCSLLTTEGLESALLSLKEIQSLKVISCGNIKDSEISPALSTLFSALKDFQWRPDTKALLSAGLAGTGMRKRGNKLFKKTCDWKSLPGA